A genomic stretch from Thermoprotei archaeon includes:
- a CDS encoding GIY-YIG nuclease family protein — protein MVGSLGLVDVVKGYYAYVGSARRGTLKRLMRHFSRIKKKRWHIDYLTSLEFVDVMVSFILFDSDEKSLAGVFSRKFDFVRGFGSSDDKVNPSHLFYLGEFKSLDDAIVFVFKNLVS, from the coding sequence TTGGTTGGTTCGTTGGGGTTGGTGGATGTTGTTAAGGGTTATTATGCTTATGTGGGATCTGCGAGGAGAGGTACGTTGAAGCGGTTGATGAGACATTTTTCTAGGATAAAGAAGAAAAGATGGCATATAGATTATTTAACTTCTTTGGAGTTTGTTGATGTTATGGTTTCGTTTATTCTTTTTGATAGTGATGAGAAAAGTTTGGCTGGGGTGTTTTCTCGTAAGTTTGATTTTGTGAGAGGTTTTGGATCTTCTGATGATAAGGTCAATCCTTCGCATTTGTTTTATCTTGGTGAGTTTAAGAGTTTGGATGATGCCATTGTGTTTGTTTTTAAGAATTTAGTTTCATAA
- the serS gene encoding serine--tRNA ligase yields the protein MIDINILRRNAQIIRDALNKRGLTDFPLDDLINTDKEWRKLQTELERLRHKKNELTVMVPKIDANEREQLMNEIKNIDLKIRELETKTRELKSKVQELLFLIPNIPHESVPYGKDSSENVVVRTWGEPKKFDFKPRTHYELGELLDIIDFDRGVKLSGSGFHVLKGWGARLERALINFMLDMHKMQGYIEIFPPILVKTDVAFGTGHLPKFSEDMYKTSKDELWLIPTAELPLVALHADEVLNAKELPKYYTAYTPCFRREAGRHVDLKGILRVHQFNKVEMVKITLPEKSFEELEKMVRDAEEILQKLEIPYRVVELCTGDLGFASAKTYDIEAWMPSQNKYIEVSSVSNCTDFQARRTNIKFVGGGRARPEYVHTLNGSGLAIGRTMAALLENHQEPDGTIKIPKALQTYLGTDTIKPL from the coding sequence TTGATTGATATAAATATATTAAGACGTAACGCACAAATCATAAGAGATGCACTAAACAAACGAGGATTAACAGATTTTCCTCTCGATGATCTAATAAATACGGACAAAGAATGGAGAAAATTACAGACTGAGCTTGAAAGACTCAGACATAAAAAGAACGAATTAACAGTAATGGTACCAAAAATTGATGCCAATGAACGAGAACAATTAATGAACGAAATTAAAAATATAGACTTAAAAATTAGAGAGCTAGAAACTAAAACTAGAGAATTAAAGAGCAAAGTCCAAGAGTTATTATTCCTGATTCCAAACATACCTCATGAAAGTGTGCCCTACGGTAAAGATTCTAGTGAAAACGTTGTAGTTAGGACTTGGGGAGAACCAAAAAAATTCGATTTTAAGCCAAGGACACATTATGAATTAGGTGAATTGCTGGATATAATAGATTTTGATCGTGGCGTAAAACTTTCTGGTTCAGGCTTTCACGTATTAAAAGGTTGGGGTGCGAGACTAGAGAGAGCACTGATAAACTTTATGCTGGACATGCACAAAATGCAAGGCTACATAGAAATATTCCCACCAATATTAGTAAAAACAGACGTAGCCTTCGGCACTGGGCATCTACCAAAATTTTCAGAAGATATGTACAAAACATCCAAAGATGAACTTTGGTTAATCCCCACAGCTGAATTACCATTAGTAGCACTACATGCTGACGAAGTCTTAAATGCAAAAGAATTACCAAAATATTACACAGCGTATACACCATGTTTCAGACGCGAAGCAGGTCGTCATGTGGATTTGAAAGGCATTCTAAGAGTACACCAATTCAACAAAGTTGAGATGGTAAAGATCACACTCCCCGAAAAAAGCTTTGAAGAACTTGAAAAGATGGTAAGAGATGCTGAAGAAATACTTCAAAAATTAGAAATACCTTACAGAGTCGTCGAACTATGTACAGGAGACCTAGGGTTCGCATCAGCAAAAACTTATGACATAGAAGCATGGATGCCAAGCCAAAACAAATACATAGAAGTATCATCAGTAAGCAACTGCACAGACTTCCAAGCAAGAAGAACAAACATAAAATTTGTAGGAGGAGGCAGAGCACGCCCAGAATATGTTCATACATTAAACGGATCAGGATTAGCAATCGGCAGAACAATGGCAGCACTACTTGAAAACCACCAAGAACCAGATGGAACAATAAAAATACCTAAAGCATTACAAACATACTTAGGAACAGATACCATAAAACCATTATGA
- a CDS encoding CTP synthase, which yields MAKYIFVTGGVLSSVGKGIVTASIGLLFKLRGYNVTAIKVDPYINVDSGTMNPYAHGEVFVTDDGAETDLDLGHYERFLNINLTRKHNITTGQVYGAVIEKERRGDYLGQCVQVIPHVTDEIKHRIRDVALDSGADIVLIEIGGTVGDIEGLPFLEASRQMRLEEPESNVVFVHVALVPVLWATGEQKTKPLQHSVNELRRIGIQPDIIIGRSPKPLGQDAIKKIALFGNVPYNRVFSSYDVSIIYEVPLILESQGLGKILSTLLGLEKKDIDLSRWIKIVERFKMSQYKIKIGMVGKYVELHDAYISINEAVKHAAAFNGVQAEILWIDAEKIANKDPAAIKMLKESQGMIILPGFGARGVDGKIEAAKYARENNIPLLGICYGFQLSLVEFARNVIGLKDAHTTEVNPNTPHPIIDILPEQKQIDKLGGTMRLGAQEIRLVPNTLAYNLYGSEIIFERHRHRYEVNPEYWYMFQAHGLIFSGWSPDKRRVEFAELHDHPFYLLTQAHPEFKSRPEKPSPPYIGLIRTVIKNQGIPLNLIQA from the coding sequence ATGGCAAAGTATATATTTGTGACCGGTGGAGTTTTGTCTTCTGTTGGTAAAGGAATAGTTACTGCATCAATTGGACTCCTTTTTAAATTAAGAGGATATAATGTTACTGCAATTAAGGTAGATCCGTACATTAACGTGGACAGTGGAACTATGAATCCTTACGCGCATGGTGAAGTGTTCGTAACAGATGATGGAGCTGAGACAGATTTGGATTTGGGGCATTATGAGCGATTTCTTAACATCAACTTAACTAGAAAGCACAACATAACCACAGGTCAAGTTTATGGTGCAGTGATAGAGAAGGAGAGAAGAGGGGATTATTTAGGGCAGTGTGTACAAGTGATCCCTCATGTTACTGATGAAATAAAACACAGAATAAGGGATGTAGCTTTAGATAGTGGTGCTGATATAGTGTTAATAGAAATTGGTGGAACTGTAGGAGATATAGAGGGATTACCATTCTTAGAAGCGTCTAGACAAATGAGGCTTGAAGAGCCTGAGAGTAATGTTGTATTTGTCCATGTGGCGTTGGTACCGGTTTTGTGGGCTACAGGTGAGCAAAAGACAAAACCATTACAACATAGTGTTAATGAGCTTAGAAGGATAGGAATACAACCAGATATCATAATAGGGCGTTCACCTAAACCATTAGGACAAGATGCTATCAAGAAGATCGCATTATTCGGAAATGTCCCATATAATAGGGTATTCAGTTCGTATGATGTGAGTATAATTTATGAAGTACCTTTAATATTGGAATCACAAGGACTAGGAAAGATTCTCTCCACATTGCTTGGACTCGAGAAAAAAGATATTGATCTGTCACGATGGATTAAGATTGTCGAACGTTTTAAGATGTCTCAATATAAAATTAAGATAGGGATGGTAGGGAAATATGTTGAACTGCATGATGCCTATATAAGCATCAATGAAGCAGTAAAACATGCTGCAGCATTTAACGGTGTTCAAGCAGAGATATTATGGATCGATGCAGAGAAAATAGCAAATAAAGATCCTGCAGCTATTAAAATGTTAAAAGAATCGCAGGGTATGATAATATTACCTGGATTTGGAGCGCGGGGTGTGGATGGAAAAATCGAAGCTGCCAAATATGCAAGAGAAAACAATATTCCCCTATTAGGTATATGTTATGGTTTCCAACTTTCTCTTGTAGAATTTGCAAGAAATGTTATAGGATTAAAAGATGCACACACCACGGAAGTTAATCCCAATACCCCACACCCAATCATTGACATACTTCCAGAACAAAAGCAAATAGATAAACTTGGGGGAACTATGAGGTTAGGCGCTCAAGAAATAAGGTTAGTTCCCAATACTTTGGCATATAACCTGTACGGATCAGAAATCATATTTGAACGACACAGGCACAGATATGAAGTAAACCCAGAATACTGGTATATGTTCCAAGCTCACGGTTTAATATTCTCAGGTTGGAGCCCTGATAAAAGACGAGTCGAATTCGCAGAATTACACGATCATCCATTTTACTTACTTACCCAAGCACATCCAGAATTCAAATCACGTCCAGAAAAACCTTCACCACCATATATAGGACTTATAAGAACAGTAATAAAAAATCAAGGTATACCTCTCAATCTGATTCAAGCATAA